The window CTGTTTTCGGCATTAATGAGAGACCCTGGAGCGGCAATAATTCAGAGTTTAACGGCGCGTTAATATCGCCAGTTTTATTGTCGGGATGCGGGACTCTCTATGAATATAGGCAGCTATCGTCCTCAGTGTACATTCGCCAAATTAGCGTTGTATTGTTCTCATCGAAATACTTTCGctttcaaatttattcctgCGGGTGTTTGATATTAAAGACATGCCTTTCCATGgtttaataattcaatataaattattgatcTGAAAAAGGAGTAATGTAATTATAAAgatgagcaaaaaaatttcaggtcGTCCAGTTTACCAAAATCTACCTTTAGATTGGAATTCGGAATAAGACGGTTTCACCTGAGAGGTTGCTTCTTCAGGTTAATACGTTACGATTTCGGACAGTTCTCATTgaaaaaactgttcaaaataCACCATCTAAGACTTTACCCTTCATAAAATAGTAATCCCCATCGAATCCGGCCAACATTTTAAAGTCCGAACACAGCTTCCCCCCTCATATATAATCCTGGAGCCTCAAAAACTCAATCTGGAGAGCGTCCCAAATTCATTTCCgaatatttcgaatatttcattCAGGACAAAGCGGAGGCCTTGGGAGGGTCCTCCTGCTCTACGCACAACTAATCTCTTACGCTTGAATGGGTCTAGGGAGCTCCAACGCCAGCTCGGGATAACGGGACCGTAAATATCTATTGTCGCTGTGtaattagattttattcattcGGTTCGGATTGGGATTATTCTAAGGCGATTCgggtttattaattttactggAATTGATTTGCAGTATCAGAAAGGAATATCGAAGGGTAAGTAACTGGGTCAGCTAATGTGCAATTTGAGGGCGTTCGCAGGCGTGAGAGTAGACAAATTACAATATGGTGAGATGTATTGCAGGTTGTCCATCAATACCGATAGGATTGGCAAAAGTCATACTATTGTCAAATACATTAGGGGGACCACtggattaaaaattaagttaatgaTAAATGACAGCCGAATGTCCTAGATCCGTCACTTCATATGTTTTGTGAAAGTTTATTACTGTCGTATAGCGTCGGACGAGAACAATCTTGTCAAAGAAGTGttggaatttctttgactaGAACTAACCTACCTGTTTGATTTGaggttttcattaatttaactCCCTTTGTTTACTTTTTGCAACGCTCTCATTGGCAACTAAATTTTGCTATCGATGAGAGTACCGGGCAAACTATACTAAGCAGGTAACAACgtatataacaaaataactGCATCTCACATCAAAATAAATCTTAGAATTATTGGCTTTTATATGTTTGCGTTTTAGTTACCAGACGTCGTattaatttgttgaagtttctAATGATAGTCGAGATACATCAATTCTTTAACCTTATTCCAGATACATGGCCCAGCGATCCGTTCAATTACTCCCACCATCATCAGTCGTCCACTCCACCGCCGTCACCAGCGAATTTCGCTGACGATACGCCACTGAGTGAGGACGTAATCTACAACGCTGCCACATTGACCCTCCGCCTCGAACAAGAACTGAGGGCAGCCAAACGCAGCCATTTGTCTTGCGGCGAGGTCTTGTTGCCTTGCGGCCTTCTCCTCAGGGTAAGTTTCTTCCAGAAAATATCTGACAATGTCGTCTAATTTGTGTTGTCAAAATTGAGTTAGTAATGACCGTGGTTCCTTGCTTCAGGTGGCAAGAGATATAGCCTCGATGGCTGAATCGGAGCCCTGCGGGTTGCGCGGTTGCCACCTTTTCGTGTTGTTCGAGCCTCATGGCGCTCTGCCTTCTACCAGGATCGCGAAGGTGGAGTGCGATCCTGGTACAGCCTGCACCTTCGAACTGTACCTGACGCTTAAACAGAGCTCCACGGGGTGGAACTTCCTGCCGCAATTTTTAAGGTAAGTTTGTTATATAGTTACCGAAAGTATTCGATATCTTTACGTTCACCTGCGACCTCAAGAAAAACTGTACGTATTTTTTTACGCCTCTTTGACAACTTGGAAGCAccgccatattttttaaagtgttacttccaacaatttatttttttcaaaatttatgtttgggatttttgtaatttcagACTTCAGCACCCAGACACGTAATATCGATCCGGATCAGAAGTTCATTTCGGTAAACGTTTCACCTGGTTACAAATCACCCGCGTTGACAACGTGTTGCATGAGTTATGACATTATCTGTTTTTGACAGCTTCGATATCCTCCCATTTTAGTGCAACAAAAGAAAAgcgcgacgttgccatttgaaaattattaatattgaagcaaaatttttgaagcctttaaagtttgattttaacaaatcaacttttttgtttgtagACCCTAAACGAGCccatttttgtttagttttccCACAATTTGGAGCtgttattcattattttttctttgtaaaaCTAGTGCAATTTCAGTATCCGGTTTAATAGTGCTATTTTCAAGAGTTAATGGGTTTCGCTGtttgaaaacaacatttttcgaCCTCGACCGAGACGATCAATCAAACCGCGAAACCTAATCTCTGCACTGCGCCCGCAATAAAAAGGAAACCACATTATCCGGACGAAATCACGATATTGCCGGTTCTTTCGAATACTTTTTCACGGTTGTACTTGGGATTTTAACAACCAGCTTTCCTACCAGAGAAACTTAATAAAACGCTGGTTGTAGGGATATCAAGGGCTAACCGGTCGTAAAAACAGCTACCAAGAACAGATAATGTACCAAAAGGAAACCGGTCGCAATAGCGCCTCGAGCTCGTAAAGGACCGTTTCGCAACTTTCTCCGAAGCCAAATCGCGGTCTTGATGATGACTATaatgataatgatgatgatgacgaaAAGTCGTCACGAGCTGCGATTTTTTTCACTctgtcaattaaaaaactattaagcAAGCGAGCAAAGCCGATTACAGTTGGAAAAGTTAAAAGCGCCAATAAAGCGATAACTAATCTTCATTGCACAACATTGAGAAAAAACGGCATACTGACGGATTTATTGGGAACCGAACTCATTGATGTAGAGAGTTAATGTAGTTCTAATAATTTCCCAAAAGTTACTTTTTTGGATATGGACTATACGGTTTtgctacgccactgtttttttGGCTAATTaagttttgacatttttttcacaattacttgtaaaattattgttcatatCCAAAATCATTGGTGCAGTAGGTTTATTTTGCCTGGtaagtaacattttttgaaatttccttttgcTGAGAACCTTATTCCGAGGGCCTTTAAATGCGCTTTCTCTCGTTTATGTCACTGCTTTTTAACGCATAATACTAGTTTAGGAGGAAGAAAAGTGAAAAGTAGGCCATTGTGAATTTTACGTATTGTTTTACTACTCAATTCCCGATTTTATTGGAAATCGGGAAGGGGAATTGATGCTTTGGACAACGTTGACTTAATTTTGTCTTTTCGAAATCAGTTCGCATTTCCGGAGGACAGATAAATCCAATAAATCGCTACTGCAGCCCTTCGCCGAATCAGGGCCACACgggataaatatattttacaacgTTGCCAAAACGAGCATTTCCTTCCTAAAAGGttcttttgagacattttaataggacatttttggaatttccgAAGTTCTTCCTATAAAGAAAATCATTGCAGTTTTGACTTCCTTATGCTGTTAAACAAGATCGTTAGTGCCTTTTTTGTTGCGTTATTTTAGAGTCTCGGTATAATAGATTCCCGCTGCCGTTTGGCAAAGTCGAAATTCACAGTGTTCCATTGAAAGCGAAACAATAACGCAAAACAACATGGACACTAATGGCTGTCGTTTATCCTACGGGTTTCGTCAATTCGGGGACGTAAATGTGACAGAGCCGACGGGTAATGCGGTGTTGCGACATTTCGGTAAAGTGCAAACGGCACTTAAAAAGGTTGTCGCAGGCAATAAACTAGGGAAATTACCGCCTGGAACGGGCTCGACAAAAGTGTAGGCCGACATATTTGCCTGGGGGCCGCAATGAGCTACTCCCCTAATGTTTTAAGTCTTGCAGGAGAGAACATGTTGCCTATAACAGAGACCCTTGGTTTAGAACCACTCTAACTTCTTGTCCCCTTAAGCCTTTTGAGTATTCCCATCACGCACTttagttaatttattaaagatttctGATCTTCGGTCCAGTTGGATAGTTCGGGTAAGAGACAATCATTATCTGCATGCAaattaaacatgttttttctgtgttgtaacatatttaattatactGAGATTAGTGGGGACGTGGCACGATATAGGCCAGCAAGGTCACCAGACCTGAaccccttaaattttttacttggcGATTTAAGGACGGAGTGTACTGAAGATAGATTCATTTCTATCTCGGCCTACTTTAACGATTGTTCAATATGGCCACTGCTCACAACTTTGTAATGCTTTAAAAACGCCTCCTGAATATTAGACACTACTTTCAACTAAATGGTTCTTATCCCACCACTTATTGTGTCTTTAAGGGTTgcgacaaaataaattttatatattttatcgCAACCAGACCGGATATATTTTTGGATGCCGTATCGTTAATACAACCGCAAAGAGAAAATCTATAGGGTACAAGTCTGGCCACCTTGCCAGCCTGTCTATGTAACCACGTACCGCGTCTGCTGTCTGATCATTACTGGGTGTAATTAACACCTTGCCTTAGAACACAACCGGCACCTTTAATCTTTATACGGTTAATAAAGTTgcatgatttaaaataaactatttcgtacgtgaaaatttcaaaaattattaaattacccTATTTAAACTATGTctataattataatgaaaTACAGCCAATGGTATGTTTCTCTTGGTTAACTGAACACGTCTTTATAGCATTTGGCTTGGCCCGGGCATACAGCTGATCTAAATCTaatgttttttatgaaatacagcttttttaagttctttcttcaaactttgatttCATCACTCACATCACGAGAGTGAAATGTTGCTCATGAGCCGAAGTCGAGGGAAGCAATCATGCGAGTGTGTCAAGAAACTTTCCTATGAGTTATGTGTATTTTTTCTCACGTCCATggaacatattaaagaatcataaatattaaaaagtactCGACCAAGGCTCGAATCCGGATTATAGCATTTTGTCTATTAATTTGTGTTTAATGGATAAGTGTATTAATGACGCTGATTAATAATCGCGAGCGTTAATAAAGTTGAGATTAATAACTGCTCATTTATACACGTTAGTTATAATTCTATTCCATTGGCTGCAGCGCATAAGACCAAAATATACAACatttcttcttaaaatttaaaagccaTTCTACTTTAagtatatttacattttatttagtcAAAGGTACTGTTCACGTGTCAAGCTGTGATTAGTCAAatgcaaatataaataaaactatagaggtatgtacatatatgtacatatatatacatatatttcttGATGATTAAAACAAGTAATTAAAATCCTGCTACAAAAAGCccgaacgccctgtatatatgtatgtacatatgtataagTATAGTCATGCCGCGGCCGCAGTCGGCCGTATGAAACCAATCACAACGCGCttcatggaaaataaataatacattaatgGAGATCATTAATGAGAGATTTTGCATAAATTAAAGAGACTTGTTAATACTCAGTCGATGGaaaactcattaaaatttcctttcgtGCAATTAACTGGATGGTTAACTTTTAACTTACCACACTCAACAGACTTTACAATTAAAGGATTATGATCGAAAAAGGTGTTGAGCCTTGTAACATTCAGCTTTCATGATTGTGAAAATGTGGCCAAtagtatatagggtgtcctgAATTGCAATTGCAAGTATTTAACAACGTGTTCCATATCGCAAAAATTATACGTagtttgttataaaaaatttatttgaaaaaggcTTCGTTAAGGAAATGGCACTGCACATTAAGTTCTGCCATTAAAGATGGCTGCATAAGCCGCTTTTAAAGGtacattaaaagttttttttattaaaaaacggTGAAtcgtacaaaaaaattgttatgttgTAAGAGTTTTCatctttcaaattaaatacataaatcgaaattaattatattttatcaaaaaacactggctaaccaattttttttaacaaaaaactaatGACATGCTAGTACGCATGCGACTGGCACAACTGAAAATATGTTCCTCAACATAATATGGGTTTCCTTGATGGCAGTTAGCACTCACAACTTCTTATTTTGACAGAATTTACATTGCAAactcatattatttttcgaacTAGAAATTGACGCAATTGTAATTCCGGGCACTCTGTATGTTCAccacaagtttttttttttaatgattttcctAGGACACTCGATATTTTTCCATAGAGCGTGTTGTATATTATTCAATATTCTGAATCTACAAATCATAATTAACATTCCTACAATAAACCTTCTTGTactttttcgaagaaaaataaccTTTATTTGGGAATTACGACGTTACAAACCCCGATCAAGAAATGATggacaaaaaaaatggatttttattatttttggcattattgattaaataacaagaaaaataatattttattatattggTCTCTCTgtatagaatatttttaaaaattatgattttaagagatttacaaaaaaatttgggaAATTGGCAATTAGAAACGGTGATGATTTTGCTTCggacttcattttttttgttttggagaaatgaaaataaaatgatttttgtatATGTACGTAATTAATTCCAAAATAAAATCATcagaaaattttcgatttattaatttaacgttgaaatacatattttcatttgtttcactctttttctggaatctgtaaaaatatctatcgatGCAAATTAAGAATGAAAAGGAagtaagaaaataataatcatcCGGGTCAGTTATCAACTATCTGAAGTAATTCGGAAGGTGTaatcaaatttcctaaaatcaTCATTCGCAATATTCCTAGAATAGTCGAGAGTTTGTAGGTCTGTCGGGCATAGAGTGGAGTTCTGGCATCCAGGTAGgacaatattttcaacagtttatgtatttttttgtttctgatttatttttatttcaagttaAACAGTTGAGCAAAATTAAGCTAAAAGCTAAATTAGTTTGAAAGGGCTTCTTAATATAGAAATACCCGCATTCTTTCGACAATTTACCGCAAAGGTCAATTCAAGGTGAATACAGATAAACGAAAATCACATATGGCGCCTCCAAATATATGTTACGTCAACATTCCAGACATTCCACTGCGAAGTGTTTAGCGCCCGCTAAAGGGGATACTCCACTTAATAAAGAGATAGCTCTGAAGAAAGTGGGTCAATATGTCACCGTAGGTAAGACAGAGTGTAAAAACGTCCAGGTGAATGCCAGACAAGGATGGAATATGTGTAATATACGGAGAAAGACAGCATGATAATATTGGGGTCTTTCTTCCAGATGTCATTTTCTTGTGTTCCAttataacctcaaaatatttgtttcggTTTGAGTTTAGTTagattttcgttaatattacgttatttgCGTTTTAAATCTATGAAGCCTAACTCAagtatttactttttactatttactgtattaaaattaatattccttAGTATCATAATAAGCAATGCAGCTTAACCTTAAGAACcaaactaaattaatttaaagaagTGGATGATCGCCCCGTTGTATGCTATGGAAGAGGTAACAAACCCTAAGAAATAGTGGTAAGTGAGCTCGTTGCTGCATTTTTGATTAGTGTTGCGAGGGAGattagaaaaatggtactgATGAAGTACAGAAAATCCTTATTTAATGAGAcaacattattttcaatatgaaCGTTCAGTTAAATGTCCTGTTATAAgttgaacttccgggaaaaTTGATTGCGAACCGTAAAAAAGCAAGTAAGAAGCCTCTTGCAAAATGTGGTAGCTCCAGTTTTGG is drawn from Euwallacea fornicatus isolate EFF26 chromosome 7, ASM4011564v1, whole genome shotgun sequence and contains these coding sequences:
- the LOC136339962 gene encoding protein charybde-like; translated protein: MFRSSFQEERVAKDSKLQAVFSKLSGVFPRAEDCFQGHTIPKIMSSDIIESVLADPVPVPTNTWPSDPFNYSHHHQSSTPPPSPANFADDTPLSEDVIYNAATLTLRLEQELRAAKRSHLSCGEVLLPCGLLLRVARDIASMAESEPCGLRGCHLFVLFEPHGALPSTRIAKVECDPGTACTFELYLTLKQSSTGWNFLPQFLRNLTRGGTVVLSPAYTLSKKKLYRSYVDQIQPEK